The window GCCGGCTGCCGTCCGGCATGTAGACCTTTTTCGCGGAGATATCGTAGACGGCGGTCTGGCGGTCGTAGGACGGCGCCTTCGCCACCGCGTCCTGGCCGTCGCTGGTAATGCCGCCATCGGCGCCGGCGAAAGCGAGCTGCGTGCCGGCAGCTGGCGACAACTTGCCGAACAGTTTTTCGAACATGCTCGGGTTGCGGGCCGCTCCGGCCGCGAGCACCGTGGCCCTGGCCCGCTGCACCATCATCTCATGGGCGGACCCGCTCGGTTTCGGCGCCACGCGCAGCTCGGAGGGGCGCTGTGCGGGCACCGGGATGCTCGCCACCAGTTGCTTGACCGTCGGCGGCGGCGACACCACTTCCTGCGGCGTCGGAACGGCGGCGGCCTGCTGTACGGGCGGCGTGCGCTTGGCAAAACGTTCCGGCGGCGCACCGAGCGAATAGGTCGGATCGAACCAGGCGATCTGCCGCTCCGGTGCCGCCGCTGGCGCAGCTGCCGCGGTCACAAATGGCCCAAAACGGTCGGCGAACGACGCAGTGTCAAAGCGATCGGCGAACGACGATTGCGCATCGCCCAGATCGGCCGCGATGGATTTGACCCGCACGCTGGCGGTGACGGCTGCGACATCGGCCGCGAACAGGTTGGCATACAGCGTCCAGCCACAGCCCAGCGCGATCAGCGCCACGGCAGCGATGCCGATCAGGTTCTGCGGGGCTTTGCGGGATGAGCGTTGATGGCGGGTAGCCGTAACATTCCTGGACGAGCCGGTACGGGTGTTCATTCGCCTTGCGTCCAGATCAGTTTCACTTAGCGCCTCTTCCGCTGCCACAGGGATCCCGTGGAGCATCTCGCAGAGCCGCGAAGCGTCATTAGGGCCAATTTTAGTTAAATGCGGATTAACGAAACGCCCCCCGGCGTTATCAACCTAACAGCCTGTCAATGATGGCTTTTTTGGAATTCAGCCGAAGAACATTTGAGACCATTAATTGTCTCACATGAGACTTTTGCGGGGCTGTCGTGGTCTGTTCGCGGGTCGTCCCGGCGCCTAAACTGAAAAAAGAGCCACGTTGCGCGAGCCGAAACGAAACGGCACGAGCCGTCCCGGCGCACGCCGGGACGGCTCGTTGAGGTGGGGTTCGCCGAGATTTGGCCGAATTCAGTATTGCAGCTTCGGATACCAGTCGGTGCCCCGCCCCTCCGGCGTGACGTCCAGAATGGTCCACAGCGGCATCAGGTCGGGCGCGCCGCGCGGATCCTGGCCGGGATCGGCGGTGGCGCCGTTCATCTCGCCGGCCCAGAAATGCCGGATGGTACCATTGCGCCGGGTAAACACATTGAAGGCCGCGTCGTCGCCGCCGTCCGGGGTCAGGCCGTAATAATCGCGGCTGAACTCGGCCGATGGGTCCGAATAGAGCGGCAGATACTGCCAGCCGCGTTGGCGCTTGAACGCCGTCAGCCGTTCGATCGGCGAGCGCGCCACGATCGCCAGCGCCACGCGCTGCTGGATGTCCGGCACCTCGCCATCCCAGGCCGACAGCAGCGAGGTGCACATCGGGCATGGCTTTTCGCGCTGCGGGCCGAACATGTAGGAATAGACCACCAGCGTATCCTTGTCGCCGAACAGCTCCGCAAAACTGGCGGGGCCTTGCTCGCCGATGAAACTGTAGGATTTCGTCACCTCGCCGCCCTCCGGCAGCGCGCGGCGCTGTTCGGCGACGCGCTCGATATGGCGGCGCAGCTCGATCTCCTCCACCAGCAGCGCATCGCGGGCCCAACGATAGGCCTCGCTCTCGTTGGGATAGCGAAAGCTGCTGGCCTCCGCGAGTTCGGCCGCGGGTTTCAGACTGGAACTGGTCATGGGATTAACTCTCGTCATGGCATTACCTCGTCTCATGGATTTCAAAAGCCCGCCTTGAAGACGTTCGGCACGCTGCCCGGCCGACAGGGACACACGAAGTTATCTAATTATTTTGAGCGATCTACCTGTTGCGGCATGCCGATATCTGGCGTTCGGTGCTGAACACGTTTGCCCAGTTTATTGTTCCGGGCAGGCATTCCGCGATTTTATCGAAGTTACCATTGCGCGGCGCGCGCCGTAATGATCCGCAGCCGGATGAGCGAAACGCAATCCGGGATTCACGCAACGATGCCCTCTCCTTTGTCATTCCCCCACACCCTCCCTTGTCATTCCGGGACGCGCCTTCGTCGGCGATAGCCGACGAAGGCGCGGGCCCGGAATCCATAACCACCATCGGGCGTATGGATTCCGGGCTCGTGCATTCAGCGCCTGATGGCGCCGAATGCACGCCCCGGAATGACAGGCGTGGGGATGTCGAAGAAAAAATTCACATCACCAATTGACAATAATCCTAAATGGGCACCAAGGCGTCGCGGGAATATAGTTGTTTGCGCTGTTTGAAATTTGAATCCGACACATCGAAGAAGCTGCGACGCGCGCGGCGCCTCTTAACCTCGCCCCGCTTGTGGGGAGAGGTCGGCGCGAAGCGCCGGATGAGGGGCCAGACAGCACGGGCGAATTATGGACCGGACGAAGTGCCGCGCTTAGCACCACATATCCGGGGCATTGACTCCAGAATTAATCACGGATAATAAATATCCATGATTATGCGAGATTGGTCATGAAACTCAGCGACGGCGTTGAACAGGCGATCCACAGCGTGGCCATGCTCGCCAACCTGCAGCCCAACGGCGTGCTGTCTGCCGCCGCCCTTGCCGATTTTCATGGCGTATCGACCAGCTACCTCCTCAAGCATCTGCAGGCGCTCTCGGGCGCCGGAATTCTGACCGCCCTGCCCGGCCCGACCGGCGGTTACCGCCTCGCCAAGAGTCCAGAGCAGATCACCCTGCTCGACATCGTGCTCGCCGTCGAAGGCTCGGAACCCGCCTTCCGCTGCGCCGAAATCCGCCAGCGCGGCCCCAACCCGCTGCCCGGAAAGCCGACGGCGCCGTGCCAGATCAACACCGCCATGTTGCGTGCCGAACGCGCCTATCGCGCCGAGCTCGCCAAGGTCAGCGTGGCCGACGTGCTGGAAGAACTCGGCGCCCACGACGTCGATGGCGCCATCGCGGCCCGCGGCTGCGCGTTCCTGGAAATCAACGAACGGCGCCGCGCCACTGCCTGAACTACCTCACCCCTCACCGTCGAAAGGAGAAGACCATGCATCCCCGTCTCAACTTCGTGAAAGCCGCCCCCGACGCCTATCAGGCCGTCGTCGCCCTCGACCGTTACGTCGTCAAGGACTCCGGCCTTGAGCCGGCCATCATCCACCTCATCAAGCTGCGGGCGTCGCAGATTAACGGCTGCGCCTTCTGCGTGGACATGCACGTCAAGGAAGCCCGCCACGACGGCCTGTCCGAACAGTGGATCAACCTGACCTCGGTCTGGCAGGAATCTCCCGTCTTCACCCCGCGCGAGCGCGCCGTGCTGGGCTGGACCGAGGCCCTGACGCTGGTGGCGCAGACCCGCGCGCCCGACGCCGACTATGAAGCCCTGCGCGAACATTTTTCCGAGGCGGACTGCACCAAGATCACGGTCGCCATAGGCGCGATCAATGTCTGGAATCGTCTCGCTGTCGGTTTCCGCAGCCAGCATCCGGTGGATGCCGCGAAAGCCGCCGCGTAAACCAAACACCCAGACCAAAAGCCCGGCAGCAATGCCGGGCTTTTGCGTTGCGCAAGCCGGTCGGGACTGGAAAAATCCACAGGGGGCAGCATATCTAGGATGAGTCATTGCTGATCGGAGACCATCATGACAGCACCGGCCACCACCTTGAATCAGTCCACCGAGAAAAGCCGCTACCTCAGCGCGCCCCGCCGGCCGGATTTCACGCTGGATCAGGACTGGGGCTCCTACTCCGCCGCGGAACACGATCGCTGGGACCGGCTGTTCGCGCGCGCGCAAACTGTGTTGAAGGGCCGCGCCTGCGATGAATTCCTTACCGCGCTGAATACGCTGCAGCTGTCCGAATCCGGCATTCCCGATCTGGAGAAGCTCAGCGCCCGGCTGAAGCCGCTGACCGGCTGGCAGGTCGTGCCGGTCGCCGAACTGGTGCCCGACGAGATCTTCTTCGATCATCTCGCCAACCGCCGCTTTCCCGCCGGCGCGTTCATCCGGCCTGAGCACGAAATGGATTATCTGCAGGAGCCCGACATTTTCCACGACGTGTTCGGTCATGTGCCGCTGCTGGCCAATCCGGTCTATGCCGATTTCATGCAGGCCTACGGCAAAGGCGGCCAGCGCGCGCTGGCGCTTGGGCAACTCAAGAACCTGGCGCGGCTGTACTGGTACACGGTTGAATTTGGACTGCTGCGAGGCGCCGATGGCTTGCGCATCTTCGGCGCCGGCATCCTGTCGTCGGCGACGGAATCGGTGTTCGCGCTGGAAAATGAATCGCCGAACCGGATCGGCTTCGAGCTCGAACGGGTGATGCGGACCAACTACATCATCGACGATTTCCAGCAGAGCTATTTCGTCATCGACAGCTTCGAGAAACTGCTCGAGGACAGCTACCAGGATTTCGGCCCGCTCTATGCGCGGCTCGCCGGCGCGCCGGACATCGAGGCCGACCAGTTGGTCGCGGATGATCGTGTCATCAACCGCGGCACGCTGGCATATTTCAAGGCGAAGCGCGCGGCGTCAGCCATTCATTGACTGGACGCGAAACCTGGCCGGCGAAGCCCCGAACCGACGGCGGAAGCTGCGGTGGAAATAGGACAGCTCGTTGAAGCCGCAGCTGGAGGCGACATCGCTGATCTTCAGGCTGCACTGCCGATCATCGGTCAGCATGGCGCGGGCTTTCTCCAGCCGCAGTTCCATGATCCGGTCGGTGATGCTGAGGCCGGAGCCCTGCAGCAGATCCTGCACATAGCGCACGGAGAGGCCGAGCTTTTCGGCAACCACGCGGGTGGAGAATTGCTGGTCGGCAAAACTCTCGTTGATCTGGGCGATCACGCTGGCGATCCGGGCGCCGCGCAGGCCACCCACTTCCGTCACATTCACGATATCCAGCACGATGTCCGGCGACGGACGTCCGCTCTGCTTCGCAACATCGCAACTGGTTTCGGAAAGACTCTCTGAATCGAAATTTGTATTTTGCATGTACGTAGCCGTTCCTGCCATTGCCGACGCCCATTGGTCGTTTCGGCTACCGATTCAGGTTCAACGGCGGGCGCGAAAAATTGGCCATGCCAATCCGGATCAGGCGGTCAACCGCAACCGTCGCGCCACTGAGCTTGGAATATCGGGAAAATGGCCCCTGGAGCCGTCCGGTTCAGGCGGTACGGGCGATCAGGCAGCTAAAAGCAACTTTTACACGTATAAATTATTAATACACTTTTAATGAGTCTTTTCACCAGCGGAGGTTTCAACGGCAACTCAGTA is drawn from Nitrobacteraceae bacterium AZCC 2146 and contains these coding sequences:
- a CDS encoding AhpD family alkylhydroperoxidase (product_source=TIGR00778; cog=COG2128; pfam=PF02627; superfamily=69118; tigrfam=TIGR00778), producing MHPRLNFVKAAPDAYQAVVALDRYVVKDSGLEPAIIHLIKLRASQINGCAFCVDMHVKEARHDGLSEQWINLTSVWQESPVFTPRERAVLGWTEALTLVAQTRAPDADYEALREHFSEADCTKITVAIGAINVWNRLAVGFRSQHPVDAAKAAA
- a CDS encoding putative dithiol-disulfide oxidoreductase (DUF899 family) (product_source=COG4312; cog=COG4312; pfam=PF05988; superfamily=52833) — encoded protein: MTRVNPMTSSSLKPAAELAEASSFRYPNESEAYRWARDALLVEEIELRRHIERVAEQRRALPEGGEVTKSYSFIGEQGPASFAELFGDKDTLVVYSYMFGPQREKPCPMCTSLLSAWDGEVPDIQQRVALAIVARSPIERLTAFKRQRGWQYLPLYSDPSAEFSRDYYGLTPDGGDDAAFNVFTRRNGTIRHFWAGEMNGATADPGQDPRGAPDLMPLWTILDVTPEGRGTDWYPKLQY
- a CDS encoding phenylalanine-4-hydroxylase (product_source=KO:K00500; cath_funfam=1.10.800.10; cog=COG3186; ko=KO:K00500; pfam=PF00351; superfamily=56534; tigrfam=TIGR01267), producing the protein MTAPATTLNQSTEKSRYLSAPRRPDFTLDQDWGSYSAAEHDRWDRLFARAQTVLKGRACDEFLTALNTLQLSESGIPDLEKLSARLKPLTGWQVVPVAELVPDEIFFDHLANRRFPAGAFIRPEHEMDYLQEPDIFHDVFGHVPLLANPVYADFMQAYGKGGQRALALGQLKNLARLYWYTVEFGLLRGADGLRIFGAGILSSATESVFALENESPNRIGFELERVMRTNYIIDDFQQSYFVIDSFEKLLEDSYQDFGPLYARLAGAPDIEADQLVADDRVINRGTLAYFKAKRAASAIH
- a CDS encoding hypothetical protein (product_source=Hypo-rule applied; pfam=PF10908; transmembrane_helix_parts=Inside_1_26,TMhelix_27_49,Outside_50_365), which translates into the protein MNTRTGSSRNVTATRHQRSSRKAPQNLIGIAAVALIALGCGWTLYANLFAADVAAVTASVRVKSIAADLGDAQSSFADRFDTASFADRFGPFVTAAAAPAAAPERQIAWFDPTYSLGAPPERFAKRTPPVQQAAAVPTPQEVVSPPPTVKQLVASIPVPAQRPSELRVAPKPSGSAHEMMVQRARATVLAAGAARNPSMFEKLFGKLSPAAGTQLAFAGADGGITSDGQDAVAKAPSYDRQTAVYDISAKKVYMPDGSRLEAHSGLGSRLDDPAGVREKMRGATPPHVYDLTPREALFHGVPALRLTPVGGEGAIYGRTGLLAHTYMLGPNGDSNGCVSFRDYNKFLQAYRNGEVKRLVVVAKLD
- a CDS encoding hypothetical protein (product_source=Hypo-rule applied); the encoded protein is MRHADIWRSVLNTFAQFIVPGRHSAILSKLPLRGARRNDPQPDERNAIRDSRNDALSFVIPPHPPLSFRDAPSSAIADEGAGPESITTIGRMDSGLVHSAPDGAECTPRNDRRGDVEEKIHITN
- a CDS encoding Rrf2 family protein (product_source=TIGR00738; cath_funfam=1.10.10.10; cog=COG1959; pfam=PF02082; superfamily=46785; tigrfam=TIGR00738); this translates as MKLSDGVEQAIHSVAMLANLQPNGVLSAAALADFHGVSTSYLLKHLQALSGAGILTALPGPTGGYRLAKSPEQITLLDIVLAVEGSEPAFRCAEIRQRGPNPLPGKPTAPCQINTAMLRAERAYRAELAKVSVADVLEELGAHDVDGAIAARGCAFLEINERRRATA
- a CDS encoding AraC-like DNA-binding protein (product_source=COG2207; cath_funfam=1.10.10.60; cog=COG2207; pfam=PF12833; smart=SM00342; superfamily=46689,47413) is translated as MQNTNFDSESLSETSCDVAKQSGRPSPDIVLDIVNVTEVGGLRGARIASVIAQINESFADQQFSTRVVAEKLGLSVRYVQDLLQGSGLSITDRIMELRLEKARAMLTDDRQCSLKISDVASSCGFNELSYFHRSFRRRFGASPARFRVQSMNG